One region of Rhodocaloribacter litoris genomic DNA includes:
- a CDS encoding TolC family protein translates to MRLLYLAPAALGLLAVLSGCATTYDAAWPPPRPLGDAVSAYHPPQSPASADSLVARDPSPEGVLTLREVLALALLHNPDLRAFGWEVRAREAHTLQAGLPPNPEIGTDLENFAGGGPVSGTDAAELTVGLSQLIELGGDRRRRRDVAALERDLAGWDYETVRLDVLTETAQAFTDLLAAQQRMLLADSLSRQAELFYESVAARVEAGKVSALEERRAQVVRSTAAIQRERAARELAAARVRLSATWGRTDPTFERVVGDLSVVVPPPPMATLEAFVERNPDVARWSAEMALRRANVALEKARRIPNPSLLLGVRRLRDLGETALTTGVSIPLSIFDRNQGAIREAEYRLRQGEELRRSEATRARRMLAEAYALLAAAYGEVRTLREAVLPAARENFAATQEGYREGKFDLLTVLDAQRILFETTNQYVDALAAYHAARAEVERLIGTPLSDVSNQ, encoded by the coding sequence ATGAGACTGCTCTACCTGGCGCCGGCCGCGCTGGGGTTGCTGGCGGTGCTTTCCGGCTGCGCGACGACGTACGACGCAGCCTGGCCGCCGCCCCGACCGCTCGGCGATGCTGTTTCCGCATACCATCCCCCCCAATCCCCGGCAAGCGCCGACTCCCTAGTCGCGCGCGATCCTTCCCCGGAAGGCGTCCTCACGTTGCGTGAAGTGCTCGCGCTGGCCCTTCTGCACAACCCCGACCTCCGCGCCTTCGGATGGGAGGTGCGCGCCCGTGAGGCCCACACGCTGCAGGCCGGGCTGCCGCCCAACCCGGAGATCGGGACCGACCTGGAGAACTTCGCCGGGGGCGGTCCCGTGAGCGGCACCGATGCCGCCGAGCTCACGGTGGGATTGAGCCAACTCATCGAACTCGGAGGAGACCGGCGCAGGCGTCGGGACGTGGCGGCCCTCGAACGCGACCTCGCCGGCTGGGACTACGAGACCGTCCGCCTCGACGTGCTCACCGAGACGGCGCAGGCCTTCACGGACCTGCTCGCGGCGCAACAGCGGATGTTGCTGGCCGACAGCCTGTCCCGGCAGGCAGAGCTATTCTACGAGAGTGTGGCCGCGCGCGTGGAGGCCGGCAAGGTGTCGGCGCTCGAAGAACGCCGGGCGCAGGTCGTCCGCTCGACGGCGGCCATACAGCGCGAACGCGCCGCGCGCGAGCTGGCGGCGGCCCGCGTGCGCCTCTCCGCCACCTGGGGCCGGACCGACCCCACCTTCGAGCGCGTCGTCGGCGACCTCTCGGTCGTCGTACCGCCGCCCCCGATGGCAACCCTCGAAGCCTTCGTCGAGCGCAACCCCGACGTGGCCCGGTGGAGCGCCGAGATGGCGCTTCGCCGCGCCAATGTGGCACTCGAAAAGGCGCGTCGCATCCCCAACCCGAGCCTTCTCCTGGGCGTCCGGCGCCTCCGCGACCTCGGCGAGACGGCCCTGACCACCGGCGTCTCGATTCCCCTCTCCATCTTCGACCGCAACCAGGGGGCCATCCGCGAGGCCGAGTACCGGCTCCGGCAGGGGGAAGAACTGCGCCGCTCCGAAGCGACGCGCGCGCGGCGCATGCTTGCCGAAGCCTACGCGTTGCTGGCCGCCGCATACGGCGAGGTCCGCACGCTGCGGGAAGCGGTGTTGCCCGCAGCGCGGGAGAACTTCGCCGCCACGCAGGAAGGCTACCGCGAAGGCAAGTTCGACCTCCTCACGGTGCTCGATGCCCAGCGCATCCTCTTCGAAACCACGAACCAGTACGTCGACGCGCTGGCCGCCTACCACGCGGCCCGCGCCGAAGTCGAGCGCCTCATCGGCACGCCTCTCTCCGACGTCTCAAACCAGTGA
- a CDS encoding efflux RND transporter periplasmic adaptor subunit, producing MKWAFVRPLLAFLFLSVVALTGCGDDEPPPADTHKEAGSDLDETPVVRMSPETLAEFDIEVATAGPGALHLTLTFPGEVKVNEDHFAHIVPRVSGVVHSVDRSVGDRVRAGDVLAVLDSRELADLKAMYLANLERLDIAASNYWREETLFGKKITSEQEYLEARQALTEARIALRSVRQKLLALGFSEAYIDALAEQPEHALVHYELTAPIAGVVVEKHVSQGEALNADADAFAIADLRTVWVDLNVFQKDLDFVREGQQVALVTTGGQLRGEGVISYVRPIVGEETRTAIARIVLPNPDGRWRPGLFVNGTITVDAVEVPMLVPKSAVITMGGDTVIFVETPEGFVARPVTLGRGNEAHVEITSGLKPGDRYVARGGFALKAELEKDQLDEGHAH from the coding sequence TTGAAGTGGGCTTTTGTGCGGCCCCTCCTGGCCTTCCTGTTCCTGAGCGTCGTCGCGCTGACCGGCTGCGGCGACGACGAACCGCCGCCCGCCGACACACACAAAGAAGCCGGAAGCGATCTCGACGAGACGCCGGTCGTGCGGATGTCGCCCGAGACGCTGGCGGAGTTCGACATCGAGGTGGCGACGGCGGGCCCCGGCGCGCTCCACCTCACGCTCACGTTCCCCGGCGAGGTGAAGGTCAATGAGGACCACTTCGCCCACATCGTGCCCCGCGTCTCCGGCGTGGTGCATTCGGTGGACAGATCCGTCGGCGACCGGGTGCGGGCCGGCGATGTGCTGGCCGTCCTCGACAGCCGCGAACTGGCCGATCTGAAGGCGATGTATCTGGCGAACCTCGAACGGCTGGACATCGCCGCGTCGAACTACTGGCGAGAAGAGACGCTCTTCGGGAAGAAGATCACCTCCGAGCAGGAATACCTCGAAGCCCGTCAGGCCCTTACCGAAGCGCGCATCGCGTTGCGTTCGGTGCGGCAGAAGCTCCTCGCGCTCGGGTTCTCGGAGGCATACATCGACGCCCTGGCCGAACAGCCGGAACACGCGCTGGTGCACTACGAACTCACGGCGCCGATCGCCGGCGTGGTCGTCGAGAAGCACGTGAGCCAGGGCGAGGCGCTCAATGCCGACGCCGACGCCTTCGCCATCGCCGACCTGCGCACGGTGTGGGTGGATCTGAACGTGTTCCAGAAGGACCTCGACTTCGTCCGGGAAGGGCAGCAGGTGGCCCTCGTCACCACCGGCGGGCAGCTGCGCGGGGAGGGCGTCATCTCGTACGTCCGCCCCATCGTGGGGGAGGAGACGCGGACGGCCATCGCCCGCATCGTGTTGCCGAACCCCGACGGGCGGTGGCGGCCCGGCCTGTTCGTCAACGGGACGATCACCGTCGACGCCGTGGAGGTCCCGATGCTGGTGCCGAAATCTGCCGTCATCACGATGGGCGGCGATACGGTCATCTTCGTCGAGACGCCGGAGGGCTTCGTCGCGCGGCCGGTCACCCTCGGGCGCGGGAACGAGGCCCACGTGGAAATCACTTCGGGACTGAAGCCGGGTGATCGGTACGTGGCGCGCGGCGGCTTTGCGCTCAAGGCCGAACTCGAGAAAGATCAGTTGGATGAAGGTCACGCCCACTAA
- a CDS encoding ABC transporter ATP-binding protein — MNVLDITGVTKVYNPDTVPVHALRGVDLEVSAGEFTAIVGPSGSGKTTLLNLIGGLDRPTAGQIRINGIDLATLSANKLIDFRRDHIGFVFQSYNLIPVLTARENAEFVMLLQKRPRAEREARVTQLLREVGLEDRMDYRPTQLSGGQQQRVAVVRALAPRPRFILADEPTANLDSVSTANLLDIMARLNREEGVTFLFSTHDQRVIDRARRVVRLEDGQIVSDEVFDR; from the coding sequence ATGAACGTGCTCGACATTACCGGCGTGACGAAGGTGTACAACCCCGATACCGTGCCCGTGCATGCCTTGCGCGGGGTGGACCTCGAGGTGTCGGCGGGCGAGTTTACGGCCATCGTGGGACCGTCGGGCTCGGGCAAGACGACCCTGCTGAACCTCATCGGCGGGCTGGACCGGCCCACCGCGGGCCAGATACGCATCAACGGCATCGACCTGGCCACGCTGTCGGCGAACAAGCTCATCGACTTCCGGCGCGACCACATCGGCTTCGTCTTCCAGTCGTACAACCTCATCCCGGTGCTGACGGCGCGCGAGAATGCCGAGTTCGTCATGCTGCTGCAGAAAAGGCCGCGGGCCGAGCGCGAGGCGCGCGTGACGCAGTTGCTGCGCGAGGTGGGGCTGGAAGACAGGATGGACTACCGGCCCACCCAGCTCTCGGGCGGGCAGCAACAGCGCGTGGCCGTGGTGCGCGCCCTGGCGCCCCGGCCGCGCTTCATCCTGGCCGACGAACCCACGGCCAACCTCGACTCGGTGTCCACGGCCAACCTGCTCGACATCATGGCACGCCTCAACCGCGAAGAGGGCGTCACCTTCCTGTTTTCAACCCACGATCAACGCGTCATCGACCGGGCCCGCCGCGTGGTGCGCCTCGAGGACGGCCAAATCGTTTCGGATGAGGTCTTTGACCGGTAA
- a CDS encoding P-II family nitrogen regulator produces MKAIVAYIKPHKLESVTLALHHVEGLSGVSVSDVRGFGRGRAGGAPHTIKEGLADFIPHVRLEIVCRDALVEPIVETIRREAHTGLRGDGKIFVWPVEDAVRISTGERGEVAV; encoded by the coding sequence ATGAAAGCCATCGTAGCCTACATCAAACCGCACAAACTGGAATCCGTGACGCTCGCATTGCACCATGTGGAAGGGCTCTCCGGGGTGAGTGTATCCGACGTTCGGGGCTTCGGGCGCGGGCGTGCCGGTGGCGCGCCGCATACGATCAAGGAAGGACTCGCGGACTTTATCCCGCACGTACGGCTCGAGATCGTCTGCCGCGACGCGCTCGTCGAGCCGATCGTCGAGACCATCCGCCGGGAAGCGCACACGGGCCTGCGCGGCGACGGAAAGATCTTCGTCTGGCCCGTGGAAGACGCCGTGCGCATCTCGACGGGCGAGCGCGGGGAGGTGGCCGTATGA
- a CDS encoding cation transporter, with the protein MLRTTYHIEKMDCAAEEQMVRMRLEGMDGVERLVFDLPARRLTVYHRREAAGITAALERLGLGAIQVGTTEAVDDPLEATSDDEKRPLAVALAINAAFFVGEITAGFLAGSMGLVADSLDMLADALVYALSLAAVGGPMLRKKRLARYSGYLQFGLAVFGLVEVARRFVMGEGVPDVTTMIVVAALALVGNVATLLVLTRARRGEAHVEASWIFTSNDIKVNGLVIVAGLLVWATSSRLPDLLAGALIFLIVARGARQILALANGKNHA; encoded by the coding sequence ATGCTCCGGACGACCTACCACATCGAAAAGATGGACTGTGCCGCCGAGGAGCAGATGGTCCGGATGCGCCTCGAAGGCATGGACGGCGTCGAGCGCCTGGTCTTCGACCTCCCGGCGCGGCGCCTCACCGTGTACCACCGCCGTGAGGCAGCCGGCATCACCGCGGCGCTGGAAAGGCTCGGGCTGGGTGCCATTCAAGTTGGCACGACCGAGGCGGTAGACGATCCGTTGGAGGCCACCTCCGACGACGAGAAACGCCCGCTGGCGGTCGCCCTTGCCATCAACGCCGCCTTCTTCGTGGGCGAGATCACGGCCGGCTTTCTCGCGGGCTCGATGGGCCTCGTGGCCGATTCGCTCGACATGCTGGCCGACGCACTCGTCTATGCCCTGAGCCTCGCGGCCGTCGGCGGCCCGATGCTGCGCAAGAAGCGGCTCGCGCGCTACAGCGGGTATCTCCAGTTCGGCCTCGCCGTCTTCGGCCTCGTCGAGGTCGCCCGCCGGTTTGTGATGGGGGAAGGCGTCCCGGACGTAACCACGATGATTGTCGTCGCCGCCCTCGCGCTCGTCGGCAATGTGGCGACGCTCCTCGTTCTGACCCGCGCCCGCCGGGGCGAGGCCCATGTAGAGGCCAGCTGGATCTTCACCTCCAACGACATCAAGGTGAACGGGCTCGTCATCGTGGCGGGCCTGCTCGTCTGGGCGACGTCCTCACGCCTTCCGGACCTCCTTGCCGGCGCGCTCATCTTCCTCATCGTCGCGCGCGGCGCCCGGCAGATCCTTGCCCTCGCAAACGGAAAGAACCATGCCTGA
- a CDS encoding efflux RND transporter permease subunit — protein sequence MNKLIEQSLRSPLLVLVLAVLVMAGGWLSYRQLPVDAFPDVSPSLVQVFTVTSGLAPEEIEQYVTYPIETAMNGLPNLERIRSVSNFGLSVVNIYFKDGTDIYFARQLVGERLQEARDQIPEGFGEPEMGPISTGMGLVLFYYLDDTTGQYSLEELRTIQDWIVKYNLQTVPGVTEVLGIGGYEKQFQVQVDPAALLQYDVTIQELLEVIEANNLNVGAQFIEQNSEEFIVRSVGLATGRSDLENIVVKTVDGTPVFVRDLAEVTIGGAIRRGVQTMDGLGEIVAGMVIKLFGTNASTVIGRVEEKVREINDILPEGVRIVPYYEQKTLVESAVATVTDALLQGIVLVVVVLFVFLGSFRPSVVVALAIPFSVLFAMIWMKQFGISANLMSLGGLAIAIGMMVDGAIVMVENVDRMLREADPDEPRVHVVARACREVARPVAFAILIIVVVFLPLFTLQGVEGKTFRPLAYTVALAMFGSLLFALFVAPVLSDLLMRRVPRQADGSKKKPGIAERALAWAMAAYRPLVTFFVRSRKWAVALAVTLLLIGMAIFPFLGSEFTPTLQEGTLVLRLTMAPSISLRESTETTLRVERRLMQIPEIRHVVSRIGRGEVGAHTDPVNSAEMYLILEPEDTWRFEDQEALLEGIRRDVGEIPGVLTNFTQPIQMTVDELLEGVRAELAIKLFGDDLDVLKEKADEIAAAVQQVPGAADVQADQISGTPQLRIRVDRQAIARYGASVADVQRTIRAAIGGETAGQIFEGIRRFDIYVRFKPEYRATPEAIAGLLIPTPGGAIVPLSDLAEIDEIIGPRQITRENNQRFITIQLNVEGRDIGSFVEEAQEVIRQRVDLPTGYFTTWGGQFRLQQEANKRLAVVVPITLLLLFLLLYASFNSLRNAALIVLNIPLALVGGIVALFITGQNLSVPASVGFIALFGIALENGMVLVTYLNQLIEDGVEMDRASVEGALLRLRPVLMTALTTALGLIPLLFSTGTGSEVQRPLATVVVGGLVTSTVLTLLVLPAFYKWFSVAPERALPVHPSPDAPDGPGASEA from the coding sequence ATGAATAAACTCATAGAACAATCCCTGCGGAGCCCGTTGCTCGTGCTCGTGCTGGCGGTGCTGGTGATGGCCGGGGGCTGGCTCAGTTACCGGCAGCTGCCCGTCGATGCGTTCCCGGACGTGTCGCCTTCGCTCGTGCAGGTCTTTACCGTTACCAGCGGGCTCGCACCCGAGGAGATCGAGCAGTACGTCACCTACCCCATCGAGACGGCCATGAACGGCCTGCCGAACCTGGAGCGGATCCGGTCGGTGTCCAACTTCGGGCTCTCGGTGGTCAACATTTATTTCAAAGACGGGACGGACATCTACTTCGCCCGCCAACTCGTGGGCGAGCGCCTGCAAGAGGCCCGGGATCAGATCCCCGAGGGCTTCGGTGAGCCTGAGATGGGGCCGATCTCCACCGGCATGGGGCTCGTGCTCTTCTATTACCTCGACGACACCACCGGGCAGTACAGCCTCGAAGAACTCCGCACGATACAGGACTGGATCGTCAAGTACAACCTCCAGACCGTGCCAGGGGTGACGGAGGTGCTGGGCATCGGCGGCTACGAGAAGCAGTTTCAGGTGCAGGTCGATCCGGCGGCGCTCCTGCAGTACGATGTGACCATCCAGGAGCTGCTGGAAGTCATCGAGGCGAACAACCTGAACGTCGGCGCGCAGTTCATCGAGCAGAACAGCGAGGAGTTCATCGTGCGCTCGGTGGGCCTGGCGACAGGGCGCTCGGACCTCGAAAACATCGTCGTCAAGACGGTGGACGGCACACCCGTCTTCGTGCGGGATCTGGCCGAGGTGACCATCGGCGGGGCCATCCGGCGCGGCGTACAGACCATGGACGGCCTCGGCGAGATCGTGGCCGGGATGGTGATCAAGCTCTTCGGCACCAACGCCTCGACGGTCATCGGGCGGGTGGAGGAGAAGGTGCGAGAAATCAACGACATCCTGCCCGAAGGGGTGCGGATCGTGCCGTATTACGAGCAAAAGACGCTCGTCGAGTCCGCCGTGGCCACGGTCACGGATGCGCTGTTGCAGGGGATCGTGCTGGTGGTGGTGGTGCTGTTCGTCTTTCTCGGCAGCTTCCGCCCGAGTGTGGTGGTGGCGCTGGCGATCCCGTTCTCGGTGCTCTTCGCCATGATCTGGATGAAGCAGTTCGGCATCTCGGCCAACCTGATGTCGCTCGGCGGGCTGGCCATCGCCATCGGCATGATGGTGGACGGGGCCATCGTGATGGTGGAGAACGTGGACCGGATGCTGCGGGAGGCGGATCCGGATGAGCCGCGCGTCCATGTGGTGGCGCGGGCGTGCAGGGAAGTGGCGCGGCCCGTCGCCTTCGCCATCCTGATCATCGTGGTCGTCTTTCTGCCGCTGTTCACGTTGCAGGGCGTCGAGGGCAAGACGTTCCGCCCGCTGGCCTATACCGTGGCCCTGGCGATGTTCGGCTCCCTCCTCTTCGCCCTGTTCGTGGCCCCGGTACTCTCGGACCTCCTGATGCGGCGCGTGCCCCGGCAGGCGGACGGTTCGAAGAAGAAGCCGGGTATTGCCGAGCGCGCCCTGGCGTGGGCCATGGCGGCCTACCGCCCACTGGTGACGTTCTTCGTTCGCTCGCGGAAATGGGCCGTCGCACTGGCGGTGACACTGCTCCTGATCGGCATGGCCATCTTCCCGTTCCTGGGCTCCGAGTTTACGCCCACGCTTCAGGAGGGGACGCTCGTGCTCCGGCTGACCATGGCCCCCTCGATCTCGCTCCGGGAGAGCACGGAGACGACGCTTCGCGTGGAACGCCGCCTGATGCAGATCCCGGAGATCCGCCACGTCGTCAGCCGCATCGGGCGGGGCGAGGTCGGGGCGCATACGGACCCGGTCAACAGCGCCGAGATGTACCTGATCCTCGAACCCGAGGACACCTGGCGGTTCGAGGATCAGGAAGCCCTGCTCGAAGGCATCCGCCGGGACGTCGGCGAGATCCCCGGCGTGCTGACGAACTTCACGCAGCCCATCCAGATGACGGTGGACGAACTGCTCGAAGGCGTCCGTGCCGAACTGGCGATCAAGCTCTTCGGCGACGACCTCGACGTGCTCAAGGAGAAGGCGGACGAGATCGCCGCCGCCGTGCAGCAGGTGCCGGGTGCCGCCGACGTGCAGGCCGACCAGATCAGCGGCACGCCGCAGCTCCGCATCCGGGTGGACCGCCAGGCCATCGCCCGTTACGGCGCGAGCGTGGCCGACGTGCAACGGACCATCCGCGCCGCCATCGGAGGCGAGACGGCAGGGCAGATCTTCGAGGGCATCCGGCGCTTCGACATCTACGTGCGCTTCAAGCCCGAGTATCGCGCAACGCCGGAGGCCATCGCGGGGCTGCTCATCCCCACACCCGGCGGTGCGATCGTGCCCCTGAGCGACCTCGCCGAGATCGACGAGATCATCGGCCCGCGCCAGATCACGCGCGAGAACAACCAGCGCTTCATCACCATCCAGCTCAACGTGGAGGGACGCGACATCGGCTCCTTCGTCGAGGAAGCGCAGGAGGTGATCCGGCAACGCGTGGACCTGCCGACGGGCTATTTCACGACGTGGGGCGGGCAGTTCCGGCTTCAGCAGGAGGCGAACAAGCGCCTCGCCGTGGTCGTGCCGATCACGCTGCTGCTGCTTTTTCTGCTGCTCTATGCGAGCTTCAACTCGCTCCGGAACGCGGCGCTGATCGTGCTCAACATCCCGCTGGCTCTCGTAGGCGGCATCGTGGCGCTCTTCATCACCGGGCAGAACCTGTCGGTGCCGGCGTCGGTGGGCTTCATCGCCCTCTTCGGCATCGCGCTCGAAAACGGGATGGTGCTCGTGACGTACCTCAACCAGCTCATCGAGGACGGCGTAGAGATGGACCGCGCGTCGGTGGAGGGGGCGCTCCTGCGCCTGCGCCCGGTGCTCATGACGGCCCTCACCACGGCGCTCGGGCTCATCCCGCTGCTCTTTTCCACGGGCACCGGCTCGGAGGTGCAACGGCCCCTGGCCACCGTGGTGGTCGGCGGTCTCGTCACCTCGACGGTCCTCACGCTGCTGGTGCTCCCGGCCTTCTACAAATGGTTCTCCGTCGCGCCGGAACGCGCCCTGCCCGTCCATCCCTCTCCGGATGCGCCGGACGGACCGGGCGCCTCCGAGGCCTGA
- a CDS encoding heavy metal translocating P-type ATPase: MPDKLQLDLPILLPDVPDARDACVRRLTASLEAQEGVEHVHVLTATDGEPAKLCIHYDPDGLPLPRIRQLALRQGARITDQYGHVLWEVRGILHQRRARTVAERLRHRPGVLEAEATAAGLLRVEFDRMRIDKEALREVLREMGVRVVEREPHPVRPLEKEEGVSAAPEEPAAPRPEHRPEAEPEHDHGGVFGEKTELIFAIISGVCVGLGWGLETFTGVMAWIPFALYLGGYFFGGFFTLREAIDNIRVGRFEIDFLMLVAAAGAAVLGEWFEGALLLFLFSMGHALEHYAMGRARRAIEALADLAPDTAIVHRGGEEREIPVEELEVGDVVIVRPDERIPADGFVLKGTSAVNQAPVTGESVPVDKKPVEDPEQALERWQQLDPEHRVFAGTINGSGALEVVVARRSTESTLARVVQLVTEAETQKSPTQRFTDRFERVFVPAVLGFVVLLLFAWVVLDEPFAASFYRAMAVLVAASPCALAIATPSAVLSGVARAGRGGVLVKGGGPLENLGTLSAIAFDKTGTLTEGNPRVTDVVPAEDVEEAALLRTAVAVEKLSDHPLARAVVRLGRERLNGEAMEEAHDLESITGRGVRARLDGEVVYIGKDDLFREVEGLPLPETIRETVERLETEGRTTMIVRRGERYLGVLGLMDTPREAAAETVVRLRELGMRRMVMISGDNQRVVDAIARQVGLDEAYGDLMPDDKVDIIQRLSREEKVAMVGDGVNDAPAMANATVGIAMGAAGSDVALETADVALMADRLEHLPFAVGLSRQTSRIIRQNLWMSLGMVVFLIPATLFGLGIGPAVALHEGSTLVVVFNALRLLAYRAPGDS, from the coding sequence ATGCCTGACAAGCTGCAACTCGACCTGCCCATCCTCCTGCCCGACGTGCCGGACGCCCGCGACGCCTGTGTGCGACGGCTTACCGCCAGTCTGGAAGCACAGGAGGGTGTGGAGCACGTCCATGTCCTCACCGCTACCGACGGTGAGCCGGCGAAACTCTGCATCCACTACGACCCGGATGGGCTGCCCCTGCCGCGCATCCGACAACTGGCGCTCCGGCAGGGTGCGCGCATCACCGATCAGTACGGGCATGTGCTCTGGGAGGTCAGAGGAATCCTCCATCAGCGCCGGGCGCGCACCGTCGCCGAGCGGCTCCGGCACCGTCCCGGCGTGCTGGAGGCCGAGGCCACCGCAGCCGGCCTGCTGCGGGTGGAGTTCGACAGGATGCGGATCGATAAAGAGGCCCTCCGCGAGGTGCTCCGCGAGATGGGCGTCCGGGTGGTGGAGCGTGAGCCGCATCCGGTACGCCCCCTCGAAAAGGAGGAAGGCGTGTCTGCCGCACCGGAAGAACCTGCTGCCCCCCGGCCGGAGCATCGCCCCGAGGCGGAGCCAGAGCATGACCACGGGGGCGTTTTCGGCGAAAAAACCGAGCTCATCTTCGCCATCATCTCCGGCGTCTGCGTCGGGCTCGGCTGGGGGCTGGAGACCTTCACGGGCGTCATGGCATGGATTCCCTTCGCACTTTACCTGGGCGGGTACTTCTTCGGCGGCTTCTTCACGCTCCGTGAGGCCATCGACAACATCCGGGTGGGCCGCTTCGAGATCGACTTCCTGATGCTCGTCGCCGCCGCCGGAGCCGCCGTGCTGGGCGAGTGGTTCGAGGGGGCGCTCTTGCTTTTCCTCTTCTCGATGGGCCACGCCCTGGAGCACTACGCCATGGGCCGCGCTCGCAGGGCCATCGAGGCGCTGGCCGACCTCGCGCCCGACACCGCCATCGTGCACCGCGGGGGGGAAGAACGCGAGATTCCCGTCGAAGAACTGGAGGTCGGGGACGTGGTCATCGTGCGCCCCGACGAGCGCATCCCGGCGGACGGCTTCGTCCTGAAGGGCACGAGCGCCGTCAATCAGGCTCCCGTCACGGGCGAGAGCGTGCCCGTGGATAAAAAGCCGGTCGAGGATCCCGAGCAAGCCCTGGAGCGCTGGCAGCAACTCGACCCCGAGCATCGCGTCTTTGCCGGCACGATCAACGGCAGCGGCGCCCTGGAGGTCGTCGTGGCGCGTCGCTCGACCGAGTCGACGCTGGCCCGGGTGGTGCAGCTGGTGACCGAGGCCGAGACGCAGAAGTCGCCTACCCAGCGCTTCACCGACCGGTTCGAACGGGTGTTCGTGCCGGCCGTGCTGGGCTTCGTGGTGTTGCTGCTCTTTGCCTGGGTCGTCCTCGACGAGCCGTTCGCGGCCAGCTTCTACCGGGCGATGGCGGTGCTGGTGGCCGCCAGCCCGTGCGCGCTTGCCATCGCCACACCCAGCGCGGTGCTCAGTGGCGTGGCCCGCGCCGGGCGCGGTGGCGTGCTCGTCAAGGGCGGCGGCCCGCTCGAAAACCTGGGCACGCTCTCGGCCATCGCCTTCGACAAGACCGGCACGCTCACCGAGGGCAATCCGCGTGTGACGGACGTGGTGCCTGCCGAGGACGTCGAAGAAGCAGCGCTCCTCCGAACGGCCGTCGCCGTCGAGAAGCTCTCCGATCACCCCCTCGCGCGGGCCGTCGTTCGACTTGGAAGAGAACGTCTGAACGGAGAGGCCATGGAGGAGGCGCACGACCTGGAGAGCATCACCGGGCGCGGCGTCCGGGCCCGGCTGGATGGTGAGGTTGTCTACATCGGCAAGGATGATCTCTTCCGCGAGGTCGAAGGTCTGCCGCTGCCCGAGACGATCCGTGAAACCGTCGAGCGGCTGGAGACGGAAGGCCGCACCACGATGATTGTCCGCCGCGGCGAGCGGTACCTGGGGGTGCTGGGCCTGATGGATACCCCGCGCGAGGCCGCCGCCGAAACCGTGGTCCGGCTCCGCGAACTGGGCATGCGCCGCATGGTGATGATCTCGGGCGACAACCAGCGGGTGGTCGACGCCATCGCCCGGCAAGTCGGCCTGGACGAGGCCTACGGCGACCTCATGCCCGACGACAAGGTGGACATCATCCAGCGACTCAGCCGCGAAGAGAAGGTGGCGATGGTGGGCGACGGCGTCAACGATGCCCCCGCCATGGCGAATGCCACCGTCGGCATCGCGATGGGAGCTGCCGGATCGGACGTGGCGCTGGAGACGGCCGACGTGGCGCTCATGGCCGACCGGCTGGAGCACCTGCCCTTTGCCGTCGGCCTCTCGCGCCAGACGAGCCGCATTATCCGGCAGAACCTGTGGATGAGCCTGGGGATGGTCGTTTTCCTCATCCCGGCCACGCTCTTTGGCCTCGGCATCGGTCCGGCGGTGGCGCTCCATGAGGGGAGCACCCTCGTGGTCGTCTTCAACGCCCTGCGGCTGCTCGCCTACCGTGCCCCCGGGGATTCCTGA